Genomic DNA from Deltaproteobacteria bacterium:
CTCTTCTGGGACCGAGATCTTCCGGGGAGGGAGCATACATCCTCTGTACGTCACGTCTGCTGGAGTGGATCTGCAAAAGGCGTCTGAAAAAATCAGGACGATGCATGGGGCTCATCGAATCCCGACTCTGCTAAAGCGGGTCGATCTTTTGGCAAGAGAAAAGGCCCAACAAATCGCTTGAGCGGAGCGGAATAATTTGCGGGCTTTTCGTATAATTTCGGTGCCATGCGGTCTGCTCGTCGCCGCCCGCTCAGCTTTGCGGTTGGCAAAATCGAAAATCGAAAGGACAACAACAAGATGAATTCACAGGTATGGGGAGCAAGAAAGGTGGTCATTGTTGGTGCAGGCGCCGTTGGCGCAACGTTTGCCTATGCGCTTGCCCAGAGCGGGATATCCGATGAGATCATACTGATTGACCAAAACCGTGATCTTGCACAAGGGCAAGTGATGGATCTTGCTCATGGCTTTCCATTCTTTCCACCAGTGGAGATACGGGCCGGTGAAACTGATGATTTCGCAGATGCACAAGTCGTCGTCATCACGGCCGGAGCCAAGCAACAACCCGGCGAATCGCGTCTAAATCTCCTTCAGAGAAACGCTGACATAGCCGAGAGCATCGTGGATGACGTCGTCAGCAGAAACTCCCGCGCCGTCATAGTTGTCGTCAGCAATCCAGTTGACGTTCTCGCTCAGATTGCTCTCAAGCGGACAGAATG
This window encodes:
- a CDS encoding endonuclease V, whose amino-acid sequence is SSGTEIFRGGSIHPLYVTSAGVDLQKASEKIRTMHGAHRIPTLLKRVDLLAREKAQQIA